From Aerosticca soli, a single genomic window includes:
- a CDS encoding TIGR03756 family integrating conjugative element protein — protein sequence MTHRPFDLLRRLRVAVASLLLISATGSYALNTATIVSSVMSPDCLEYRVVGICYWLYCTWTGCTVRTSTKVRHYVPDAVVSSYSNTGENPWVEVQAMSTPNPSAQAGGDGTTNEDHENNLAKFKNSDVIGHPGGEVFNQFASSSGYFCQGAGTAFMPYLLSTLDTLAWRYNVPEMAYPEALIPGMREVGARTTMNLWGNVYPRGGFLHQTDDYKSGAVVAQRAGDVVTRRGQIHVYQPLLANARDGYWPAGALMEGDASTGKWQELTPRLSNTCVVFPHSGTLTQAQQGDYAWALWRPYACCERRGQVFLGSVDFL from the coding sequence GTGACCCATCGCCCATTCGACCTGCTGCGCCGCCTGCGCGTCGCCGTGGCCTCGCTGCTGCTGATCAGCGCCACGGGCAGCTACGCCTTGAACACCGCCACCATCGTGTCCTCCGTCATGTCGCCGGACTGCCTGGAGTACCGGGTGGTGGGCATCTGCTACTGGCTCTACTGCACCTGGACGGGCTGCACGGTGCGCACATCCACCAAGGTCCGGCACTACGTGCCCGATGCGGTCGTCTCCAGCTACAGCAACACCGGAGAGAACCCCTGGGTCGAGGTGCAGGCGATGAGCACGCCCAACCCATCCGCACAGGCAGGTGGGGATGGGACCACGAACGAAGACCACGAAAACAACCTCGCCAAATTCAAGAACAGCGATGTCATCGGCCATCCTGGCGGCGAGGTATTCAACCAGTTCGCATCGTCGTCGGGCTATTTCTGCCAAGGCGCGGGCACGGCCTTCATGCCGTATCTACTCAGCACCCTGGACACGCTGGCTTGGCGCTACAACGTGCCTGAAATGGCCTACCCGGAGGCGTTGATTCCGGGCATGCGCGAGGTCGGTGCGCGCACCACGATGAACCTCTGGGGCAATGTCTATCCGCGCGGCGGCTTCCTGCATCAGACCGATGACTACAAATCCGGGGCCGTCGTGGCCCAGCGCGCCGGTGATGTCGTCACGCGCCGCGGGCAGATCCACGTGTACCAGCCGCTGCTTGCCAACGCCCGCGACGGCTACTGGCCGGCCGGCGCGCTGATGGAGGGTGATGCCTCTACGGGCAAGTGGCAGGAGCTGACGCCGCGCCTGTCCAACACCTGCGTGGTGTTCCCGCACAGCGGCACGCTGACCCAGGCCCAACAAGGCGACTACGCCTGGGCGCTGTGGCGTCCCTATGCGTGCTGCGAACGCCGCGGGCAGGTGTTCCTGGGCAGCGTCGATTTCCTCTGA
- a CDS encoding TIGR03757 family integrating conjugative element protein, with protein MPAAFTRFAPGWRTLGLAVALPTSLAVFSPATFAADVVVVTDSRHPVKTMGGERLIELGETPRIEAELSANLPADPERAAAIVRQRLKQGGTDLQRRIGTAYQGVTDAWSLGVTTIPAVVVDQRFVVYGEPDVARAVARIEQHRRTQP; from the coding sequence ATGCCAGCAGCTTTTACCCGGTTCGCACCAGGCTGGCGAACCCTTGGCCTGGCCGTGGCGCTGCCGACGTCTCTGGCGGTGTTCAGCCCGGCCACCTTCGCCGCCGACGTGGTGGTCGTCACCGACAGCCGCCACCCGGTCAAGACCATGGGCGGCGAGCGACTGATCGAGTTGGGCGAAACGCCCCGGATCGAGGCCGAGCTTTCCGCGAATCTTCCAGCCGACCCTGAGCGGGCAGCAGCCATCGTCCGGCAACGCCTGAAGCAAGGCGGCACCGATCTTCAGCGCCGCATCGGCACCGCCTACCAGGGCGTCACCGACGCATGGAGTTTGGGTGTCACGACCATCCCGGCCGTCGTGGTGGATCAACGCTTTGTGGTCTATGGCGAGCCGGACGTGGCCCGGGCCGTCGCGCGCATCGAGCAACACCGGAGGACGCAGCCGTGA
- a CDS encoding JAB domain-containing protein: MHQVLAYEPLFRGTINSTSVYPRVVVQRVLELKAAAVVFAHQHPSGISEPSSADRMLTQQLQAALALIDVRVLDHIIVGQGAPFSFAESGLL; this comes from the coding sequence ATGCACCAGGTGCTGGCCTACGAGCCGTTGTTCAGGGGCACGATCAACTCGACTTCGGTCTATCCGCGTGTCGTCGTGCAGCGTGTGCTGGAGTTGAAGGCCGCCGCGGTGGTCTTCGCGCACCAGCACCCCTCGGGCATTTCCGAGCCGTCGAGCGCGGATCGCATGCTGACCCAGCAACTGCAGGCCGCGCTGGCGCTCATCGATGTGCGGGTACTGGACCACATCATCGTCGGCCAGGGTGCCCCGTTCTCCTTTGCGGAGTCCGGCCTGCTGTAA
- a CDS encoding DUF4158 domain-containing protein, protein MANLERTAYPRFPRVITTRDLLQHYTPDPDEVTWVAGSAYSRNAQLSLMVLLKTFQQLHYFPDLESVPPEIVDHIRTVMNLGPKAVAQYRQPKTLYRHCAAVRGYLSIHRYYGKEAQRIAVRAAYEAAEVMDQRVDVINATIEELIFRRYELPAFSTLDNIAEAAAATAQDRLYARIDEALTGERRAFLDSLLATDFAHRQSAFQAIKALPKRATRKHLEALLDQLAWLNTLGDVDDPLQHAPASKLRHLGKV, encoded by the coding sequence ATGGCAAATCTTGAGCGTACCGCGTACCCCCGCTTCCCTCGGGTCATCACGACACGTGATCTGCTTCAGCATTACACCCCCGATCCCGACGAGGTGACGTGGGTGGCGGGTTCCGCCTACAGCCGGAACGCTCAGTTGAGCCTCATGGTGCTCCTGAAAACTTTCCAGCAGCTCCACTATTTCCCCGACCTGGAGAGCGTACCGCCCGAGATTGTCGATCACATCCGGACCGTCATGAATCTGGGACCCAAGGCGGTTGCCCAGTACCGACAGCCCAAGACGCTATACCGTCATTGCGCGGCCGTTCGCGGGTATCTCAGCATTCACCGTTATTACGGCAAGGAAGCCCAACGCATCGCAGTGCGCGCCGCCTATGAAGCTGCGGAAGTCATGGATCAGCGCGTGGATGTGATCAACGCTACGATCGAAGAGTTGATCTTTCGTCGATACGAGCTGCCTGCCTTCTCGACGCTGGACAATATCGCCGAGGCAGCCGCAGCGACGGCACAGGACCGCTTATATGCACGCATTGACGAAGCCCTGACCGGGGAACGCCGGGCTTTTCTCGATAGCCTGCTCGCCACGGACTTTGCACATCGACAGAGCGCTTTCCAGGCCATTAAAGCACTCCCCAAGCGGGCTACCCGAAAGCATCTGGAGGCGCTACTGGATCAGCTCGCGTGGCTTAACACGCTGGGTGACGTGGACGATCCCCTACAGCACGCGCCGGCGAGCAAGTTGCGGCACCTAGGGAAGGTCTGA
- a CDS encoding IS5 family transposase, with translation MQLSFGDAEDLVGRKRTRREVFLAEMDQVVPWKALLALIEPHYPKLGRPGRQPYPLATMLRIHFLQQWYALSDPATEEALVDTPVMRRFARIGGMGDIPDETTILNFRRLLETHGLAEKIFKQVNAHLQRKGLSLRSGTIVDATIINAPSSTKNREGERDPAMHQTKKGNQWFFGMKAHIGVDDASGLVHHVECTAANVADVTQAHKLLHGKEDVVFGDSGYIGAEKREEMQDVDAVFLIAKKPSVIKAMKRKRDQREARALERLKASVRAKVEHPFRVIKRQFGYTKVRYRGIAKNAAQVLTLFALSNLWMSRRRLMPAAG, from the coding sequence ATGCAGCTTTCGTTTGGTGATGCCGAGGATCTGGTCGGTCGCAAGCGCACACGGCGCGAGGTGTTCCTTGCCGAGATGGATCAGGTCGTGCCGTGGAAGGCGCTGCTGGCGCTGATCGAGCCGCATTATCCGAAGCTGGGCCGGCCCGGCCGGCAGCCTTACCCCTTGGCGACGATGCTTCGGATCCACTTCCTGCAGCAGTGGTATGCCTTGAGTGACCCGGCGACGGAAGAGGCGCTGGTCGATACGCCGGTGATGCGCCGCTTTGCCCGGATTGGTGGCATGGGCGACATCCCGGACGAGACGACGATCTTGAACTTCCGGCGCTTGCTGGAGACGCACGGTCTGGCCGAAAAGATCTTCAAGCAGGTCAATGCGCATCTTCAGCGCAAGGGCCTGAGCCTTCGCTCGGGCACCATCGTGGACGCGACGATTATCAATGCACCGAGTTCGACGAAGAACCGGGAGGGCGAGCGGGATCCTGCGATGCATCAGACGAAGAAGGGCAACCAGTGGTTCTTCGGGATGAAGGCGCACATCGGGGTGGACGATGCCTCCGGGCTGGTGCACCACGTGGAATGCACGGCGGCGAACGTGGCGGACGTGACGCAGGCGCACAAGCTGCTGCACGGCAAGGAGGACGTGGTGTTCGGCGACAGTGGCTACATCGGTGCCGAGAAGCGCGAGGAGATGCAGGACGTGGATGCGGTGTTCCTGATCGCGAAGAAGCCTTCGGTGATCAAGGCGATGAAGCGCAAGCGCGATCAGCGGGAAGCGAGGGCGTTGGAGCGCTTGAAGGCGAGCGTCCGTGCCAAGGTCGAGCATCCGTTCCGTGTGATCAAGCGGCAGTTCGGCTATACGAAGGTGCGCTATCGCGGCATCGCGAAGAACGCGGCACAGGTGCTGACGCTGTTCGCGCTGTCGAACCTGTGGATGTCGCGCCGGCGCTTGATGCCGGCGGCGGGATAA
- the tnpC gene encoding Tn3 family transposase post-transcriptional regulator TnpC: MTQRSNSTGRIDAASPRGGVDVIGLQKLRATFDTTHLLRAVDDLDTVRAVLVDPDELRADLLRLHGMAHTLINGGALSATSVDETITELAADIEAELESMSALLLTIRQRIRPLLTLTPDDG; encoded by the coding sequence ATGACCCAGCGATCGAATAGCACGGGGCGGATCGACGCCGCGTCGCCCCGCGGGGGTGTCGACGTCATAGGACTTCAAAAATTGCGCGCGACCTTTGATACGACTCACCTGTTGCGTGCGGTCGATGATCTCGACACCGTTCGCGCGGTCCTGGTCGATCCGGACGAATTACGCGCCGATCTTCTCCGGTTGCATGGGATGGCGCACACCCTGATCAACGGGGGAGCCTTATCCGCGACGAGCGTCGATGAAACCATCACCGAGTTGGCGGCAGACATTGAGGCCGAGCTGGAGAGCATGAGCGCCTTGCTCCTGACCATCCGACAACGGATACGGCCACTTCTGACGCTGACCCCTGACGATGGCTAA
- a CDS encoding MerR family transcriptional regulator, translating to MRISDLAKATGCHLETVRYYERIGLLPPPERSTAGYRNYRDSDVERLQFIVRSRALGFSLEEIRSLLTLASRTELSCKQVDGVARTHLAQVEAKQRELAALAAELRGMIETCHHDTRATCTILQSLAG from the coding sequence GTGCGCATTAGCGATCTGGCGAAAGCCACCGGCTGTCATCTGGAAACCGTACGCTACTACGAGCGCATCGGGTTGCTGCCGCCGCCGGAGCGGTCGACTGCGGGATACCGCAACTATCGCGATAGCGACGTCGAGCGTTTGCAGTTCATTGTGCGCAGCCGCGCGCTGGGTTTTAGCCTCGAAGAAATCCGTAGCCTACTCACGCTTGCCTCACGCACGGAACTGTCGTGCAAGCAGGTCGATGGCGTGGCACGAACGCATCTGGCACAGGTGGAAGCCAAGCAGCGCGAATTGGCGGCGCTGGCCGCCGAGCTGCGGGGCATGATCGAAACGTGCCATCACGACACGCGAGCAACCTGCACCATCTTGCAATCGCTGGCAGGGTAG
- a CDS encoding cation transporter translates to MAIFVGEFGAGLWADSTALQGDSLDSLGDALVYALSLWAVGQALRWRAGSALVKGGIQLLFAGIVIAEVGRKLVTGAEPLTGVMAIAAGVALIANLTCLALLTRFRSHDINMRSVWLCSRNDVIGNAGVLLTTALMAWSGWTWLDLAFGALLALLFARTGVEVLRSAWPQFRLHPSHVQ, encoded by the coding sequence GTGGCGATCTTCGTGGGCGAATTCGGCGCGGGGCTTTGGGCTGATTCGACCGCGCTGCAGGGAGACTCCCTGGACAGTCTCGGCGATGCGTTGGTGTATGCGCTCAGTCTCTGGGCCGTGGGACAGGCCCTGCGGTGGCGGGCGGGGTCCGCTCTGGTGAAAGGCGGCATCCAGCTGCTGTTCGCGGGGATCGTGATCGCCGAAGTCGGCCGCAAGCTGGTGACGGGTGCCGAGCCCTTGACAGGTGTGATGGCGATCGCCGCCGGTGTCGCGCTCATCGCCAATCTCACCTGCCTCGCGTTGCTGACCCGATTTCGTTCGCACGACATCAACATGCGCTCGGTCTGGCTGTGCTCGCGCAATGACGTCATCGGCAATGCCGGCGTTTTGCTGACCACGGCACTCATGGCCTGGAGCGGCTGGACATGGCTCGATCTGGCTTTTGGCGCCTTGCTGGCGTTGCTTTTCGCGCGAACCGGTGTCGAGGTCCTGAGATCCGCGTGGCCGCAGTTTCGTTTGCACCCCTCGCACGTCCAGTGA